The following coding sequences are from one Salinicoccus sp. Bachu38 window:
- a CDS encoding TIGR01440 family protein: protein MNEEFARLKNELDVLIEQLEDEEFFREGEDLLIGCSTSEVMGHHIGKESSMEVAEIIFEAFHQAADRHKLNVMFQGCEHINRAITMEYDVARSRNYPLVSVVPHRSAGGSLSEYAYHHLVRPVVVEHAAADRGVDIGQTLIGMHIHHVAVPFRVEQRTVGKANVTIAYSRPKLIGGPRAHY, encoded by the coding sequence ATGAACGAAGAGTTTGCAAGATTGAAGAATGAACTGGACGTTTTGATCGAGCAGCTGGAGGATGAGGAATTCTTCAGGGAAGGAGAGGACCTTCTGATAGGCTGTTCCACGTCGGAAGTTATGGGGCACCATATCGGCAAGGAGAGCTCCATGGAAGTGGCGGAGATTATATTCGAAGCCTTCCATCAGGCGGCAGACCGCCACAAGCTGAATGTCATGTTCCAGGGCTGCGAGCATATCAATCGGGCCATAACCATGGAATATGATGTCGCACGGTCCCGGAACTATCCTCTGGTCAGTGTCGTACCGCACCGGTCCGCCGGAGGCAGCCTGAGTGAATATGCCTATCATCATCTGGTCCGGCCGGTAGTGGTCGAACATGCTGCTGCAGACCGGGGAGTGGATATCGGACAGACGCTGATCGGCATGCATATCCATCATGTGGCTGTGCCGTTCAGGGTGGAACAGAGAACAGTCGGCAAAGCGAATGTCACCATTGCATATTCCAGACCAAAACTCATCGGAGGTCCTCGCGCACACTATTAA
- the glyA gene encoding serine hydroxymethyltransferase: MSFIESQDPKLFETIEAELDRQNNNIELIASENFVSEAVMEAQGSILTNKYAEGYPHKRYYGGCENVDVVEDLARERVKSLFGAEHANVQPHSGSQANMAVYFSVLEPGDTVLGMNLNHGGHLTHGSPVNFSGKLFNFVDYGVRKEDEVIDYDELLNIAKEHKPKMIVAGGSAYTQTIDFKKFREIADEIDAYLMVDMAHIAGLVAAGLHPDPVPYADFVTSTTHKTLRGPRGGLILTKEEHAKKVDKNIFPGIQGGPLMHIVAAKAVAFGEALNPEFKEYQEQVVKNAKTLAGRLSEKGLRIVSGGTENHIVLVDVKSFGLTGKQAEEALDQIGITCNKNTIPFDEESPFVTSGIRLGTPAMTTRGFKEEEMQEVADLIAETLSAVKEGTKYETLKDRVTALTSKFPLYK; the protein is encoded by the coding sequence ATGTCATTTATCGAATCACAAGACCCGAAACTTTTTGAAACAATTGAAGCAGAGCTCGATCGTCAAAACAACAATATTGAACTGATCGCCTCAGAGAACTTTGTATCGGAAGCGGTCATGGAAGCCCAAGGTTCAATACTCACCAACAAATATGCTGAAGGCTATCCTCACAAACGCTATTATGGCGGATGTGAGAATGTGGATGTTGTGGAAGATCTCGCACGTGAGCGTGTGAAATCCCTGTTTGGCGCAGAGCATGCCAATGTTCAGCCTCACTCCGGCTCCCAGGCGAATATGGCCGTCTATTTCTCAGTTCTGGAACCGGGGGATACAGTCCTCGGCATGAACCTCAACCATGGCGGACATCTGACGCACGGCAGCCCGGTCAACTTCAGTGGGAAACTTTTCAACTTTGTAGATTATGGTGTGAGAAAAGAAGACGAAGTGATCGATTATGATGAGCTCCTTAATATTGCCAAAGAACACAAGCCGAAAATGATCGTCGCTGGTGGAAGCGCCTATACACAGACGATCGATTTCAAGAAATTCCGTGAAATCGCAGATGAAATCGATGCCTATCTGATGGTGGACATGGCACACATTGCCGGGCTCGTTGCTGCAGGCCTGCATCCGGACCCGGTCCCTTATGCCGATTTTGTCACCTCGACAACGCATAAGACACTGAGGGGACCACGCGGTGGACTCATCCTGACAAAGGAAGAGCATGCAAAAAAAGTGGATAAGAATATCTTCCCGGGAATCCAGGGCGGACCGCTGATGCACATCGTGGCAGCAAAAGCTGTGGCTTTTGGAGAAGCGCTGAATCCGGAATTCAAGGAGTATCAGGAGCAGGTCGTCAAAAATGCGAAGACGCTTGCAGGCAGGCTTTCAGAAAAAGGACTGCGCATCGTCAGCGGAGGCACCGAGAACCATATCGTTCTTGTCGATGTGAAAAGTTTCGGTCTGACAGGCAAACAGGCAGAAGAAGCACTGGACCAGATCGGCATTACCTGCAACAAGAACACCATTCCTTTCGATGAGGAATCGCCGTTTGTAACAAGCGGAATCCGTCTCGGCACTCCAGCGATGACAACCCGTGGGTTCAAGGAGGAAGAAATGCAGGAAGTGGCGGATCTGATTGCCGAAACACTTTCTGCTGTCAAAGAAGGCACGAAGTATGAAACTTTGAAAGACAGAGTGACTGCGTTGACATCCAAATTCCCACTATATAAATAA
- the atpE gene encoding F0F1 ATP synthase subunit C produces the protein MNLLAVGIAAGLAALGASVGIGLIVSKTVEGVSRQPEARGPLMTIMFIGIGVVEAVPIIAIVISFMLMFMF, from the coding sequence ATGAATCTACTCGCAGTAGGCATCGCTGCTGGTCTTGCAGCACTCGGCGCAAGTGTCGGCATCGGTCTTATCGTATCCAAAACAGTTGAAGGGGTTTCCCGTCAACCGGAAGCTCGTGGTCCACTCATGACAATCATGTTCATTGGTATCGGTGTTGTTGAGGCCGTTCCGATCATCGCGATTGTTATTTCATTCATGCTTATGTTCATGTTCTAA
- a CDS encoding F0F1 ATP synthase subunit epsilon: MSTIALDVVTPNGSVFTEEDCEIIILQTKQGEIGVMAGHVPTVAALKIGSLRAKVDGQFEYFAVTDGFVEIRPEKVSVLVQAGEFAEDIDTERAREAKARAEALLQQERDEKVDRYRAELALRRATNRLDVSKHG; the protein is encoded by the coding sequence ATGAGTACAATTGCACTGGATGTAGTTACACCAAACGGTTCCGTATTCACTGAAGAGGACTGTGAAATTATTATACTCCAGACCAAACAGGGTGAGATCGGTGTCATGGCCGGCCACGTCCCGACGGTTGCTGCACTGAAGATTGGCAGTCTGCGAGCAAAGGTAGATGGCCAGTTTGAATACTTTGCAGTGACAGATGGCTTTGTAGAAATACGTCCTGAAAAGGTTTCAGTATTGGTGCAGGCTGGCGAGTTCGCAGAGGATATAGATACAGAGCGTGCCAGGGAAGCTAAAGCACGTGCTGAAGCCCTGCTTCAGCAGGAGCGTGACGAAAAAGTCGACAGATATCGTGCTGAATTGGCATTGCGCCGCGCAACCAATCGACTGGATGTATCGAAACATGGTTAA
- the atpG gene encoding ATP synthase F1 subunit gamma: MASLREIKGRIGSTKKMSQITSAMHMVSNSKLRRAEENTRRFQPYMDKIQEAVQAIASGDNTSSHPMLRERPVKRTGYVIITSDSGLAGPYNANIIKEITGKIRERHNDNPDSYDLFVIGRMGYEFLENRGYNITNHRIGLEDQPSFSSVKEVAQQSVAQFSNEDIDELYIVYNEFVSVLEQKVSTRKLLPLSEDDTANQTQASNLATYEFEPDKESILETILPQYAESLVYGALLDAKASEHAARMTAMKAATDNAKELVDDLSLEYNRARQAAITQEITEIVGGASALE; this comes from the coding sequence ATGGCTTCATTAAGAGAAATCAAAGGTCGCATCGGATCAACCAAAAAGATGAGCCAGATCACTAGCGCCATGCACATGGTTTCGAACTCCAAGCTCAGACGGGCGGAAGAGAATACCAGAAGGTTCCAACCCTATATGGATAAGATCCAGGAAGCTGTCCAAGCGATAGCTTCCGGGGATAACACGAGTTCCCATCCCATGCTGAGAGAACGTCCAGTAAAACGGACTGGGTATGTCATCATCACATCTGACAGCGGTCTTGCGGGCCCCTATAATGCGAACATCATTAAGGAAATCACCGGCAAGATCAGAGAGCGCCATAATGACAATCCGGATTCCTATGACCTCTTCGTTATCGGAAGGATGGGATACGAATTCCTGGAGAACCGCGGCTATAATATTACGAACCATCGTATTGGGCTGGAAGATCAGCCAAGCTTCAGCAGCGTAAAGGAAGTCGCCCAACAGTCGGTGGCACAGTTCTCGAACGAGGACATCGATGAACTGTATATCGTATATAACGAGTTCGTCTCCGTTCTCGAGCAGAAGGTGTCCACAAGAAAACTGTTGCCGCTATCCGAAGATGATACGGCGAATCAGACACAGGCATCAAACCTGGCCACATACGAGTTCGAACCGGACAAGGAATCGATTCTTGAAACCATCCTTCCCCAATATGCGGAGAGTCTGGTATATGGTGCGCTTCTGGATGCGAAGGCAAGCGAGCACGCTGCCCGTATGACAGCGATGAAGGCTGCGACTGATAATGCGAAAGAATTGGTAGACGATCTATCATTAGAATATAACCGTGCAAGACAGGCTGCGATCACTCAGGAAATAACAGAAATCGTCGGCGGTGCATCTGCACTTGAATAA
- the atpD gene encoding F0F1 ATP synthase subunit beta — translation MALGQVVQVMGPVVDVRFEEGKLPELNNALYINFDEGKEEEALALEVALHLGDNVVRTIAMSSTDGLKRGTEVTNTGSPITVPVGQVTLGRVFNVLGEHIDLGEAIPESERRDPIHRQAPKFEDLTTNVEILETGIKVVDLLAPYTKGGKIGLFGGAGVGKTVLIQELINNVAQEHGGISVFAGVGERTREGNDLYYEMSDSGVIAKTAMVFGQMNEPPGARMRVALSGLTMAEYFRDEEGQDVLLFIDNIFRFTQAGSEVSALLGRMPSAVGYQPTLATEMGQLQERITSTSVGSVTSIQAVFVPADDYTDPAPAQTFAHLDATTNLERKLSEMGIYPAVDPLASTSRALTPAVVGEEHYEVARGVQATIQKYRELQDIIAILGMDELSEDDKRTVSRARRIQFFLSQNFHVAEQFTGQKGSYVPVEQTVSDFREILDGKYDHIPEDAFRLVGGISDVLDKAREMGVEV, via the coding sequence ATGGCTTTAGGTCAAGTGGTTCAAGTCATGGGACCTGTAGTTGACGTGCGTTTCGAAGAAGGCAAATTGCCGGAACTGAACAACGCACTCTATATCAACTTTGATGAAGGAAAAGAAGAAGAAGCCCTCGCTCTTGAAGTCGCACTCCACCTTGGAGACAACGTCGTAAGAACAATCGCGATGAGTTCGACAGACGGATTGAAGCGTGGCACTGAAGTTACAAATACAGGCAGCCCGATTACTGTACCTGTCGGCCAGGTGACACTTGGCAGGGTATTCAACGTACTTGGTGAGCATATCGATCTTGGAGAAGCGATTCCTGAATCTGAAAGAAGAGATCCGATTCACCGTCAGGCTCCAAAGTTCGAAGATTTGACAACAAATGTTGAAATCCTTGAAACAGGTATCAAAGTAGTAGATCTTCTGGCACCTTATACAAAAGGTGGTAAAATCGGCCTCTTCGGTGGGGCTGGAGTAGGCAAGACGGTTCTTATCCAGGAACTGATCAACAATGTCGCACAGGAACACGGCGGTATTTCCGTATTCGCCGGTGTAGGGGAACGTACACGTGAAGGGAACGACCTCTATTATGAAATGAGCGATTCCGGTGTTATCGCCAAAACTGCGATGGTATTCGGCCAGATGAACGAGCCGCCAGGTGCACGTATGCGTGTGGCGCTGTCCGGTCTTACAATGGCAGAATACTTCCGTGATGAAGAAGGACAGGATGTACTGCTCTTCATCGACAACATTTTCCGTTTCACCCAGGCGGGTTCAGAAGTTTCAGCCCTGCTTGGACGCATGCCTTCGGCAGTAGGTTACCAGCCGACACTTGCAACAGAGATGGGTCAGCTCCAGGAGCGTATCACATCAACGAGTGTTGGTTCAGTAACTTCCATCCAGGCGGTATTCGTACCAGCGGATGACTATACTGACCCGGCACCAGCTCAGACATTCGCACACCTTGATGCAACGACAAACCTTGAGCGTAAACTTTCCGAGATGGGTATCTACCCGGCGGTGGACCCTCTGGCTTCCACATCCCGTGCCCTGACACCGGCAGTTGTCGGCGAAGAGCACTATGAGGTTGCACGTGGCGTCCAGGCGACAATCCAGAAGTATCGTGAACTTCAGGATATCATCGCGATCCTCGGTATGGACGAGCTGTCGGAAGATGATAAAAGAACGGTTTCACGTGCGCGCCGTATACAGTTCTTCCTTTCCCAGAACTTCCACGTTGCCGAACAGTTCACAGGCCAGAAAGGTTCCTATGTTCCAGTGGAACAGACTGTCAGCGACTTCAGGGAGATACTTGACGGCAAATACGATCATATCCCGGAAGATGCATTCCGTCTCGTCGGCGGCATTTCCGATGTGCTTGATAAAGCACGTGAGATGGGCGTAGAAGTCTAA
- the upp gene encoding uracil phosphoribosyltransferase, with translation MAKVQVMDHPLIQHKMSYIRDEKTSTKEFRELVDEVGMLMAYEVTRDLSLEDVEVDTPVTRTTAKRLSGKKLGIVPILRAGLGMQEGILKLIPSARVGHIGLYRDPETLQAIEYYAKFPGDIEERDIFVIDPMLATGASAVEAISAVKKRGATKIRFICLIAAPEGVEVLKEAHPDVDIYIAALDEKLNEKSYIVPGLGDAGDRLFGTK, from the coding sequence ATGGCCAAAGTACAAGTGATGGATCACCCGTTGATCCAGCATAAAATGAGTTACATCCGGGATGAAAAGACCTCGACCAAAGAATTCAGGGAGCTCGTCGATGAAGTAGGCATGCTGATGGCATATGAAGTGACGCGGGATCTATCTCTGGAAGATGTTGAAGTGGATACGCCGGTGACACGGACAACAGCCAAGAGGCTGAGCGGCAAGAAACTTGGAATCGTTCCGATACTGAGGGCGGGACTTGGCATGCAGGAAGGCATACTCAAGCTGATCCCTTCCGCCAGAGTGGGGCACATCGGTCTCTACCGCGACCCGGAAACCCTGCAGGCAATAGAGTACTATGCCAAATTCCCGGGTGATATAGAGGAAAGGGACATATTCGTCATCGATCCGATGCTTGCGACCGGTGCTTCTGCTGTCGAAGCTATTTCTGCCGTCAAGAAGCGTGGTGCGACGAAGATCAGATTCATCTGTCTGATTGCTGCACCCGAAGGCGTAGAGGTGTTGAAAGAAGCCCACCCGGATGTGGACATCTATATCGCTGCACTGGATGAGAAACTGAATGAAAAAAGCTATATTGTTCCAGGTCTTGGCGATGCTGGAGACAGACTTTTCGGAACGAAATAG
- the wecB gene encoding non-hydrolyzing UDP-N-acetylglucosamine 2-epimerase: MKKIMTIFGTRPEAIKMAPLVLALKNDPELEPIVVVTAQHREMLDQVLDIFGITPDYDLNIMQQGQTLSEVTGRVIAGLESIIKEAGPDMILVHGDTTTTFAGSLAAFYNEVDIGHVEAGLRTNNKYSPFPEEMNRQMTGVLADLHFAPTETSKENLLRENKKEDGISVTGNTAIDALKTTVNAGYKSEIIEKHKDNKVILLTAHRRENIGMPMENIFSAVREIVEDFEDVTVVYPIHKNPKVREIADKYLSDHERIEIIEPLDVFDFHNFAAKSHIILTDSGGVQEEAPSLQKPVLVLRDTTERPEGVEAGTLKLAGIQKENIYGLTSELLTDDVLYRKMAEAANPYGDGKASLRICENIKYYYGIRGDKPESFGV, translated from the coding sequence ATGAAGAAAATCATGACGATATTTGGAACGCGCCCTGAAGCGATCAAGATGGCACCGCTTGTGCTGGCACTTAAAAATGACCCGGAACTTGAGCCAATTGTAGTGGTTACTGCTCAGCACCGTGAAATGCTCGACCAGGTGCTTGATATTTTCGGGATCACTCCCGACTACGACCTTAACATCATGCAGCAGGGCCAGACACTGTCTGAAGTGACGGGCAGGGTGATTGCCGGTCTGGAATCCATCATCAAAGAGGCAGGGCCGGATATGATTCTTGTTCATGGCGACACTACGACAACATTTGCAGGCAGCCTTGCTGCATTCTATAACGAAGTGGATATCGGCCATGTCGAGGCAGGTCTCAGGACCAACAATAAGTATTCGCCGTTTCCTGAAGAAATGAATCGTCAGATGACAGGGGTACTTGCCGACCTTCATTTTGCACCGACTGAAACCTCCAAGGAGAATCTGCTGAGGGAGAACAAGAAGGAAGACGGCATCTCCGTCACAGGCAACACGGCAATCGATGCGTTGAAAACGACCGTGAATGCGGGTTATAAAAGTGAAATCATTGAAAAACATAAAGATAATAAAGTGATTCTGCTTACTGCCCATAGAAGGGAAAATATCGGTATGCCGATGGAGAACATCTTCAGTGCTGTGAGGGAAATCGTCGAAGACTTCGAAGATGTTACGGTGGTCTATCCAATCCATAAGAACCCTAAAGTCAGGGAAATCGCCGACAAGTATCTGTCGGATCATGAACGCATAGAGATCATAGAGCCGCTTGATGTATTCGATTTTCATAATTTTGCGGCAAAAAGCCATATCATCCTGACCGATTCAGGTGGTGTCCAGGAAGAGGCGCCTTCCCTTCAGAAACCTGTGCTCGTCCTTCGTGATACGACAGAGAGGCCGGAAGGTGTAGAGGCGGGGACGCTCAAACTCGCCGGCATCCAGAAGGAGAACATCTATGGATTGACCAGTGAACTCCTGACGGATGATGTCCTCTATAGAAAGATGGCTGAAGCCGCCAACCCATACGGCGATGGAAAAGCCTCCTTGAGGATATGTGAAAATATAAAATACTACTATGGAATCAGGGGAGATAAGCCCGAGAGTTTTGGTGTATGA
- the atpB gene encoding F0F1 ATP synthase subunit A codes for MEHGNPMWTIDVFGLPITFNLSTALMIVVSSLIVFLIAFFMTRNLAVKPTGKSQVLMEVLMNFVKGIISGNMAWKQGGRFHFLALTLILYIFVSNMLGLPFAFVAPNDDHDLWWKSPTADPSVTLTLASLMIVLTHYYGIKMRGTKAYLKSYVQPVWFMAPFKFIEEFTYNLTLGLRLYGNIYAGEILLALLIMVMASGAIGFIGGFIPMMIWQGFSIYIGAIQAFIFVMLSMVYLSHKVSDDH; via the coding sequence ATGGAGCACGGAAATCCGATGTGGACAATAGATGTTTTTGGCCTTCCCATTACATTCAACCTGTCTACAGCACTGATGATCGTTGTATCATCGCTGATTGTATTCCTGATAGCTTTCTTTATGACAAGAAACCTGGCAGTAAAGCCTACAGGAAAAAGTCAAGTACTCATGGAAGTACTGATGAACTTCGTTAAAGGTATCATTTCAGGCAACATGGCCTGGAAACAAGGGGGAAGATTCCACTTCCTGGCCCTAACATTGATTCTTTACATATTTGTTTCAAATATGCTTGGGCTGCCTTTCGCTTTTGTAGCACCTAATGATGACCATGATCTCTGGTGGAAGTCACCAACGGCCGATCCTTCAGTCACTCTGACGCTGGCCAGCCTGATGATTGTGCTGACCCACTATTATGGCATCAAGATGCGTGGCACGAAAGCGTATCTCAAATCGTACGTACAGCCGGTGTGGTTCATGGCACCGTTCAAATTCATCGAAGAATTCACATACAACCTTACGCTCGGCTTGCGTCTTTACGGCAACATCTACGCTGGTGAGATTCTGCTTGCCCTGCTGATAATGGTAATGGCATCCGGAGCAATCGGCTTTATCGGAGGATTCATTCCGATGATGATCTGGCAAGGGTTCTCAATATATATTGGGGCGATCCAGGCGTTCATATTCGTTATGTTATCAATGGTCTATCTATCCCATAAGGTGAGCGATGACCATTAA
- a CDS encoding ATP synthase subunit I: MFKVPFLRRFSHHFLKFLLFPLLISLLIYLFTSSTFAAGFALGTFASILLLLNWYYNLEKAYDSEEGKIRTGTIARLVIVIVTCLFWVRFPEVFSIFGIALGLMLSYVMILFRAIKELTK, from the coding sequence GTGTTCAAAGTGCCATTCTTAAGACGATTTTCCCATCATTTCCTGAAGTTTTTACTTTTCCCTCTACTCATCAGTCTACTCATCTATCTATTTACCTCATCAACTTTTGCAGCAGGATTTGCTCTAGGCACCTTTGCGTCCATTCTGTTGCTATTGAACTGGTATTATAATCTCGAGAAGGCTTATGATTCAGAGGAAGGAAAAATCAGAACCGGCACCATTGCAAGGCTTGTGATTGTGATAGTTACATGTTTGTTCTGGGTGAGATTCCCGGAGGTTTTTAGCATTTTTGGTATAGCACTCGGGCTTATGCTCAGCTATGTCATGATTCTGTTTCGTGCGATTAAAGAATTGACGAAGTGA
- the atpH gene encoding ATP synthase F1 subunit delta codes for MANSAQKYSQALFSTVKEAGRLDEVRADFDEVVKAVQDTPAFLTFMNNPKVPRDSRREAVAKTFEDASEPLRNMLLILSDRNRFSEIEAIHDHFIQNYNAHYNQENVVIESVYPLSEEEIEGIGKVFIKKTGLSKLLIENRVNEELIGGIRVFIGTKVYDGSLNTQLSDLKNRFRESTNS; via the coding sequence ATGGCTAACTCAGCTCAAAAATATTCCCAGGCTTTATTCAGCACCGTGAAGGAAGCCGGACGGCTCGATGAGGTCAGGGCAGATTTTGATGAAGTGGTCAAAGCAGTGCAGGACACTCCTGCTTTCCTGACTTTCATGAATAACCCGAAGGTTCCAAGGGACAGTCGCCGGGAGGCGGTAGCAAAGACTTTTGAGGATGCTTCAGAACCGCTCCGCAACATGCTTCTCATCCTCTCGGATCGCAACAGATTTTCTGAGATCGAAGCCATTCATGATCATTTCATACAGAATTACAATGCACACTATAACCAGGAAAATGTAGTAATAGAATCGGTGTATCCCCTCTCTGAAGAGGAGATTGAAGGTATTGGAAAAGTCTTCATCAAAAAGACGGGCCTTTCAAAACTCCTTATAGAGAACAGGGTCAACGAGGAACTGATCGGCGGCATCCGCGTATTCATTGGAACGAAAGTCTATGATGGCTCATTGAATACACAGCTGTCTGATTTGAAAAATCGGTTCAGAGAAAGTACTAATAGCTAA
- the atpA gene encoding F0F1 ATP synthase subunit alpha has translation MAIKADEISALLKSQIENYEADMKVSDVGTVIQVGDGIALAHGLNDAMAGELLEFPSGVLGLAQNLEENNIGIVILGPYDDIKEGDEVKRTGRIMEVPVGEELIGRVVNPLGQPIDGKGPMGTTKTRPIESPATGVMARKSVDEPLQTGIKAIDALVPIGRGQRELIIGDRQTGKTTVAIDTILNQKDQDMICVYVAIGQKESTVRSTVETLRQNGAMDYTIVVSAGASMPAPLLYIAPYAGVSMAEEFMFNGKHVLIVYDDLTKQAAAYRELSLLLKRPPGREAYPGDVFYLHSRLLERAAKLNDELGGGSITALPFIETQAGDISAFVPTNVISITDGQIFLQSDLFFSGVRPAINAGLSVSRVGGSAQIKAMKKVAGTLRLDLAAYRELEAFAQFGSDLDEATAAKLERGKRTVEVLKQGENKPLAVERQVAILYALVNGHLDEIPVEDVTRFEDEFLSWLDSNEPELLKGIRETKQLPDDEAYVNAINSFKKLFNPSDQG, from the coding sequence ATGGCAATTAAAGCTGACGAAATAAGCGCTCTCTTGAAAAGCCAGATCGAGAACTATGAAGCTGATATGAAAGTATCTGATGTGGGAACAGTCATCCAGGTTGGTGACGGTATCGCACTTGCTCATGGTTTGAATGATGCTATGGCTGGAGAACTGCTCGAATTTCCTAGCGGCGTTCTGGGTCTTGCCCAGAACCTCGAAGAAAACAATATTGGTATCGTAATCCTCGGTCCATATGATGATATTAAAGAAGGCGATGAAGTCAAACGTACAGGCCGTATCATGGAAGTGCCTGTAGGGGAAGAACTCATCGGCCGTGTGGTTAATCCACTGGGACAGCCGATCGATGGCAAGGGACCGATGGGTACGACAAAAACAAGACCGATTGAAAGTCCAGCAACTGGCGTAATGGCCCGTAAATCCGTCGATGAACCACTTCAGACAGGCATCAAGGCGATTGACGCACTTGTTCCAATCGGTCGTGGACAGCGTGAGCTCATCATCGGTGACCGTCAGACTGGTAAGACGACAGTAGCGATCGATACGATCCTCAACCAGAAAGACCAGGATATGATCTGTGTTTATGTTGCTATCGGACAGAAGGAATCCACAGTGCGTTCCACAGTTGAAACACTGCGCCAGAATGGCGCAATGGATTATACAATTGTAGTTTCCGCTGGTGCTTCAATGCCTGCACCACTACTCTACATCGCACCATATGCGGGTGTGTCCATGGCAGAAGAATTCATGTTCAATGGCAAGCATGTACTCATCGTATATGATGACCTGACCAAACAGGCAGCTGCCTACCGTGAACTGTCACTTCTTCTCAAGCGTCCGCCAGGCCGTGAAGCTTATCCGGGTGACGTCTTCTATCTGCACAGCCGTCTGCTCGAACGGGCAGCCAAACTGAACGACGAACTCGGTGGTGGTTCCATCACTGCGCTTCCATTCATAGAAACCCAGGCGGGGGACATCAGTGCCTTTGTACCGACGAACGTGATCTCCATCACCGATGGACAGATCTTCCTGCAGTCCGACCTGTTCTTCTCAGGTGTAAGACCTGCAATCAACGCCGGCCTTTCAGTATCCCGTGTTGGTGGTTCGGCACAGATCAAGGCGATGAAGAAGGTTGCCGGTACTTTGAGACTCGACCTTGCAGCCTATCGTGAGCTGGAAGCTTTCGCACAGTTCGGTTCCGACCTTGATGAAGCGACAGCTGCCAAGCTTGAGCGTGGTAAGCGTACTGTTGAAGTACTTAAACAGGGTGAGAACAAACCGCTTGCAGTGGAACGCCAGGTTGCAATCCTCTACGCCCTTGTAAATGGTCATTTGGACGAGATTCCAGTTGAAGATGTTACACGATTCGAAGATGAATTCCTCAGCTGGCTTGATTCCAATGAACCTGAACTGCTCAAAGGTATTCGTGAAACAAAACAGCTTCCGGACGATGAAGCATATGTAAATGCAATAAACAGCTTCAAGAAGCTATTCAATCCTTCAGACCAGGGATGA
- a CDS encoding F0F1 ATP synthase subunit B, whose product MEFLILGATDTVPAAIGNSLIQLLTFLILLGALSYFVWKPLKKVMDEREQLIHTEIDDAEQRRMEAVKLKEENEAVLRETQAEISEMMDNAKQQAKKEQEAIIHDANTRANQMMETAKADIEREKEKAIRDINDQVADISVLIAEKMISKEINQKDQKDLVARYLQEAGGK is encoded by the coding sequence GTGGAATTTCTTATTTTAGGAGCTACGGACACAGTTCCGGCGGCAATTGGTAACAGTCTGATACAGCTGCTCACTTTCCTCATACTTCTCGGAGCACTTTCATACTTCGTATGGAAGCCGCTCAAGAAGGTGATGGATGAGCGTGAACAGCTGATTCACACGGAAATAGATGATGCGGAGCAGCGCAGGATGGAAGCTGTAAAGCTTAAGGAAGAAAACGAAGCAGTGCTCAGAGAAACGCAGGCTGAAATATCCGAAATGATGGATAATGCAAAACAGCAGGCGAAGAAAGAGCAGGAAGCGATCATCCATGACGCAAACACGCGTGCAAATCAGATGATGGAAACTGCCAAGGCAGATATCGAACGGGAAAAAGAAAAAGCAATCCGCGATATCAATGATCAGGTGGCAGATATCTCCGTACTGATTGCAGAGAAGATGATTTCAAAAGAGATCAATCAGAAAGACCAAAAAGATCTGGTTGCAAGATATCTACAGGAAGCAGGGGGTAAATAA